The sequence CTGGTAACAAAGTtgcttttagaaaataaaatgtgtaGAGCAGAGCTGTACACATCCACATACGTACACATCCTCGTGTACCCAGTGCTCCTGTATCTTCTACGATGTTAGAACGATAATAAAGTGGGCTTTAAAACAGGGATATTTGCCTAAcgatattttgatatttttattttagggtATGTATTAAATGAGTTTGCATGAATGCGCGCTAAAATGTCGGGAGACGTTGGTGCATGGATCGGTTGTGCCCGGGCAGCTGCAATTGGTTGGGTACCCTTATCGAATACGACGAATGATCCATCACATAAAAAGCCTATTGTACGAGAGGCTGTAAAGAAAATCACTATCAACGTATCTGGAAGGCGATACCAGACATTTCAACACACTTTGGAAAAACACAGGGATACTCTGTTAGGTAGCCCTGAAAAAGATTACTTCTTCGACCAGACAACACAAGAATATTATTTTGACCGCGATCCAGATTTGTTTCGATATATTCTGAATTATTACCGAACCGGGAAACTTCACTATCCAAAAACTGAATGTGTTGCGTCATTTGAAGATGAGTTGACATTTTTTGGCGTCAAGCAATGTCATGTTTTCACGTGTTGTTGGGACGATTTTAATGACAGAAAGAGAGACTGCGATGAACGCGTGCATGATTTTGAGGGCACAAGTGACTTGACGGTTAATTCAAACCAAGACGGGGGTAATCCTGAAACTCGCCATTTTCGAGAACGATTGTGGAATTGGTTTGAGAATCCGCAAAGTGCTATCATTGCGCGATTGTTCTACTACGTCACAGGTTTTTTTATTGCGGTGAGTGTGGCCAGCACAATTATCGAGACAATAGAATGTGAAAAGGGAGAGATATGTGGCAAGGTCTATCATGATGTGTTTTTCTGTATTGAAGCGACGTGCGTGGTTGGGTTTACTATAGAATACTTTGCAAGACTTTACGCTGCACCGAGCAGATGGAAACACGCTCGAAATACATTGAGCATTATAGACCTCGCAGCTATCCTACCATTTTATATTGGTTTGTTTATGACTAATAGTACTATTAGCGGTGCTTTCGTCACTTTGAGAGTGTTTCGTGTTTTTagaattttcaaattttcaagACATTCCAAAGGTTTACGCATTCTTGGATGCACTTTAAAAAGCTGCGCCACGGAACTTGGTTTTTTACTCTTCTCTCTATCTATggctattattatttttgcgaCTGTTGTTTATTATGTCGAAAAGGACGAACACAACACCGATTTTACGAGTATACCGGCAAGCTTTTGGTTTACGATTGTAACCATGACAACTCTAGGGTAAGTATTCTCTCCACTTTGCCATCATATGCTTTTAGGTTATTTTCTGTAGCGACATTTTATTTTGAGTTTAAATCATGTCATTCAGCTTCTTGTGGTAAGAGTTGACATTTATGACCGCAGatttaaagtaattttaatctttcatttaaaaacatattttgccagccttttaaaaatatattttgagatggcaaaaatttgttttgccGGTTATATCAGAGAAGTTTTTGAGATAATAAACTTATAGGAAGGATTATAGGGAGGGTTTAATAattcaagtaaaaaaaacttgattttgTCTCAGTGAAAACTGTTTTGGCTATAAAAGTAAATTTATAATAATGTTGGCCGGAAATTTAATATTTCTTTACAGAATGCAGGTTCGGCTGTGGTCTAACctttttttgttcaaatttattgttctgaatactatttttttctattttttaaaagttgaaaacatGATTGCTAAATACCAAACAAAAGTTTCGAGTTAAAGCATTCCGCAATATTGCATGAATTTTTCTGATAGATATGGGGACATGGTTCCAAGTACAATTCCTGGAAAGATAGTTGGCAGCGTGTGTTCTCTGAGCGGAGTATTAGTTATTGCGCTTCCTGTACCCGTCATCGTATCTAACTTCAGCCGAATCTATCTTCAGAATCAACGTGCTGATAAAAGGCGTGTCAATCAGGTAACATAACGACACTAAATTATACGCTTTCCACCGAGAACAGAGGTGGGCGTAACCCTCGACAAAATTAGGAACGCCATCCGTAATTTTCATTGTTCTCTCGTCCCATGTCGCACAGAGAAAAAAATGtgacttttttaatctttttctcataaaaaaatacttctaaTTCTATTGAAATGCAAAGTGGTTGCACAGTACGTGTGACCGTGCAACGAACAGCTATACTTACTAACATTTGGGGCTTTAAATGTGTGATTCTTAGCTTGAGGTCCAGGGGGGGGACAGCTTCCCCACTTAGTTTCCCAAAGAGCTTAGGAAAAAGCTGTTTTCTCTTTTCTAGTAcagtaaaagttttaaaaagaatttgaatACTGTAACATTTTAGTCAATCTTGAGGTCCTAATCTCAATCATGGTGGGGACTCTATATATTGGTTCCCCACTTTCAAAACCAGACTCTTCAACCCTTATACCGATAACTACAACTACCTCGTCTGTATGATTTCCTACTCTTTTTTTATAACCTCAAAAGGAGACGAGGCCACGGAAACGTTTTAAAATTCTAAGTAACACATACTTTTTGTTATCAcccttctattttttattttatacgcAATAAAGATGTCATTCTTTATTAGAAAATGCGCGCGGATGATGAAGCCGGCAACGAGAAATGTGGTCCAACTGAAGGCGCTGGTACCGGAGAATTATCTGACATGTTTAGAAATAAAACGGTGAATGGAAAGAAAGAAAGTTTATTAAGTATGGTAAGTGTGAACACCAACCTCGTTCGATgggaattttttttgctttttggaTTTTGAAAAGCTGTAGTTTATTCCATTAACTTTTCATTATTTAGAATGGAAATACGGAGCTACGCAGGCTAACCAAATCAAATTCAATTCTTAAAAAATCTGAGGGAACCAAACGTTTGATGCGACAGCATAGCTCAACAAttgtaagtttttaaaatgttgttgTGACACATtctcacatttttttttcagctaTTTCTGTCTCACTGTTACAAAGGAAAacgaaatttcattttttatttatttcgctTGTTTTGAACGCATTTGATTGTTTAAAAGTTAGTAAGTTTGCATGCTGTATGTTCCTAAAGctgttaaaaatgataaatttaaCAAATTGAGCGTTAAACATCTTCTAACCACCTTCAACTCAAAGTACAATATTTCATAATGCATGAGTAAATTCCGTAAACACATCAAAAGAATCATCCTCGTTCACAGGGTCTCTTGGTCCTCAGCCATTATTACAGAGCGACCGAATCAAGAAAGGGAAAATGCCCTAGGAACGAGGGTGCAAAAAATGCAATACAAGTGAATCAAAACATGATGTTGCGAAATTAACTTCACTCGAGCTCGTTCTCAGCAAACTTAATTCCATTTTAATAACGTGAATATATTGTTTAGTAATAATAGCGCCTAATGCCTGATTTTGAACAAAACAATACGTATGGCACTTTATAGCGGACAACTCTAGCGAACGTTATTTAAGGGGCCCAATCAACATTTACCCTTACAACTGGCCTCTCTATAACGGATGAGGCCAACAAATGATAATATAAAACAATTATTGTaagaaactagtcgttagcccgtggaaaaatccacgggttcgcccgtccttgttATACtgtattgcgtgcgtctcgctacctgcgcagctaagctaccattttgcgtgacagacagactgacggacggacagacgcatacgggtattataatataggtaTTTCCCTGTCCAATTGAGGCAATCATAGTTAAATTACAAGTTTTctgtactttttaaacaaagaatGGCATATTTACAATATATTCTCCCAAACCAAAGTTCTTGACACATTTTGTGATCGACTAAACTTAACTGTGACACTCTGGAATAACTTTCTAAAACAATAAACCTATTTGGGGAGAACAGATACCTCTTCATGGAGGGCACCTTTTAGAGGTCATATGGTGTCCGCTATAATGAGGTTTCACACCATATCAACTATGGGatttttgttcaaaaaatgattgattacctttattttttcactttttcttaTTTCGTTGTCAGGATAATCGGTTTTTTCGAAAAGGATGCCGAAAAATATCACTCCCTGAACGACAAGCTCTgttaaacaataacaaaaacgcTCAAATAGGAAGCATATATCCTGACCAAATGGCTGAACTAAAACGAATTAAGCAACGTACCAGACCGAGAAAAATCTCGCGTTCACAAAGCGAGTCTAAACTTCAAAGGAATAAAACACTGTCAAGAGACTCATCTATGGAACACACAACACAAGTGAAAAGTAGAAAACTATCGGTGCCTGTTCAAGCGAAATACCCTTCTATAGTTGTGGATGTAGTCAATGATAACAGACCAACATTACATGATACAAATCCAATATGGCCGAAATATAATGGTGGCTTGCATGTTCCTGTAACAAAATCTTTATCAGCTTCGACGGGGTATTTCTCCGGTGGATCTCAGGCTACTTTACACGACGAAGATGTAGTATAACCAATGAAATAATCTGATATCGGAACTGAGGCGAAGTTTAAAACCATAACATCCGCGAAAAACCTTGAACATGTTTTTTTCAACCCGTTATGATACAATGTTTCGCTTGTCGTGTTGTTACAGAGAAATGTTTTACCAGTCTTGTAAATAAATCTTGCCTATTTACATGTACATTAATTTGTAAATATGCGGAATTGAAAAATTTGtctaatatttaaatatatatatatattaggttAGGTTATTAGGTTAGTCTACTGACTTTGTTTTCGCTTTATCTGGTTTTGCATCGAAAATTAAACTCACACTAATATCATAGGCATGaaagagccctggggaagaGCTTGCTATATCTTACGTTCCCTTATCTTCAACTTCTAATAATTTCAAACGTTTCACAAAATCATCAGTCAAGACAATTAACATTTTGGCAAGAATTAGTATTTGATGACATTTTGTTTCTcaatttataccattttttacaaaaaatatgcggGAGCATAATTTTTGTAAAGTGTGTAGTTAGAGGTAAATTCCAGGAAAAAAATTAGAGTAAATCatttcttaaattaaaaaggaaaaaaacttcgtgggaattaattttcgcgaattttgaaTTCTCCAATAATTTTCGCAGGAAAAAAACGCgaaatgtttttcaaattttaattcCAAACACAAAATGTTTACCAAATTTTAGTTTGAAACAGCAAAATGCTTTTCAAACTTGGTTCGAAACAGCAAAATGTTTGTCAAATTTTAGATCGAAACagcaaaatgtttttcaaacgtTAGTTCGAAACAGCAAAATGTCTTTCAAATTTTAGTTTTGAAgcagcaaaatatttttcaaattctgGTTCGAAACAGCGAAATCTTTCAAACGTGCTTCAAacaggaaaatgttttttttaacacttgTCCATTAACCATTTCTATTACTAACAGAAAGTTAAATAGAATGACAAAATATTTCCCGGGGGTGATGACGTCACACAAAAAAGCTGACGCCAGCAACAAGTTACTAAGTTACCCCCTTTTGTCTCATACTGAAATTGTGTCAAGTTTTAACTCATAACTATAGCTCTGTCAGAAGTTATGGACCACAGGCACTTAATGCCCCTTCTCTTCCCATTAGGCTTTAAGAAGTCCATATTAAATAGAGTTAATAGTATGCT is a genomic window of Hydractinia symbiolongicarpus strain clone_291-10 chromosome 14, HSymV2.1, whole genome shotgun sequence containing:
- the LOC130625458 gene encoding potassium voltage-gated channel protein Shal-like, which encodes MRAKMSGDVGAWIGCARAAAIGWVPLSNTTNDPSHKKPIVREAVKKITINVSGRRYQTFQHTLEKHRDTLLGSPEKDYFFDQTTQEYYFDRDPDLFRYILNYYRTGKLHYPKTECVASFEDELTFFGVKQCHVFTCCWDDFNDRKRDCDERVHDFEGTSDLTVNSNQDGGNPETRHFRERLWNWFENPQSAIIARLFYYVTGFFIAVSVASTIIETIECEKGEICGKVYHDVFFCIEATCVVGFTIEYFARLYAAPSRWKHARNTLSIIDLAAILPFYIGLFMTNSTISGAFVTLRVFRVFRIFKFSRHSKGLRILGCTLKSCATELGFLLFSLSMAIIIFATVVYYVEKDEHNTDFTSIPASFWFTIVTMTTLGYGDMVPSTIPGKIVGSVCSLSGVLVIALPVPVIVSNFSRIYLQNQRADKRRVNQKMRADDEAGNEKCGPTEGAGTGELSDMFRNKTVNGKKESLLSMNGNTELRRLTKSNSILKKSEGTKRLMRQHSSTIDNRFFRKGCRKISLPERQALLNNNKNAQIGSIYPDQMAELKRIKQRTRPRKISRSQSESKLQRNKTLSRDSSMEHTTQVKSRKLSVPVQAKYPSIVVDVVNDNRPTLHDTNPIWPKYNGGLHVPVTKSLSASTGYFSGGSQATLHDEDVV